In Microvenator marinus, one genomic interval encodes:
- a CDS encoding pilus assembly protein TadG-related protein translates to MKKHMAILHKFHEDRSGAVLLLSLAAILIIMMLSWVIIDAGKSARDKIELQAAADAAAFSQASVKSRIMNMVAYTNVAKRSIIGIQAMYLGMWTGFMGWLLWRWSKCRWYRPDICIDALANTFLWFREFMGDYRQLTGANPLAAMCGGKKSCRRLLNRTFGFSGSGSDRSYHRRDLVALDNYQLYMTRLGVWWGYSESIVRGMRNGATTVSSFPVPFGQIIGPIPNLLQALKNALPSGLSGSFVGTGLFDEFPIERMSYRDLRRNHMHGVPGRTDPAYAVEHLANSLQHKRRSTMGAKSNLAYVLGLAAFDLGYGMTTDQMGRVGQPWTFKEYENHGQWTTRSSNLVLSYGNRPERFGDDRNKYGFMSRDYEHQLGVIDEVGYKASGYWSMARAEMSYQDGRPNPFRPSWTARMRPIALPGEWEEAKFDLNRAYHDMLPYLALSSLVGVGSGADLMASGIDFVNMERATRAFGHSTIDGVGK, encoded by the coding sequence ATGAAGAAGCACATGGCGATTTTGCACAAGTTTCATGAGGACCGGTCGGGGGCAGTATTGTTGCTCTCCCTCGCTGCCATCTTGATTATCATGATGTTGAGCTGGGTCATCATCGATGCCGGCAAGAGTGCGAGAGACAAGATCGAACTACAGGCTGCCGCTGATGCTGCAGCGTTTAGTCAAGCGTCGGTCAAATCGCGCATTATGAATATGGTGGCATACACCAATGTCGCGAAACGCTCGATTATCGGTATTCAAGCGATGTACCTCGGAATGTGGACCGGGTTTATGGGTTGGCTCTTGTGGCGATGGTCCAAGTGTAGGTGGTACAGGCCAGACATTTGCATCGATGCGCTTGCAAATACCTTCCTCTGGTTTAGGGAGTTTATGGGGGATTACAGACAGCTAACGGGGGCGAACCCCCTCGCAGCAATGTGCGGGGGGAAGAAGTCTTGCCGCCGCCTCCTAAACAGAACTTTTGGATTCAGCGGAAGTGGTTCAGATCGCAGTTATCACCGTCGAGATTTGGTCGCGTTGGATAATTATCAACTCTACATGACACGTTTAGGCGTCTGGTGGGGTTATTCGGAATCCATCGTCCGGGGCATGCGCAACGGCGCGACCACGGTCTCGAGTTTCCCGGTTCCGTTCGGGCAAATTATTGGACCTATTCCTAATCTACTTCAGGCCTTAAAGAATGCATTGCCTTCCGGTCTGTCTGGCTCATTTGTGGGAACAGGGTTGTTCGATGAGTTTCCGATTGAACGCATGAGCTACCGGGATTTGCGTCGCAACCATATGCATGGTGTCCCAGGCAGAACCGATCCTGCTTACGCAGTTGAACACCTGGCGAACTCGCTTCAGCATAAGCGTCGCTCGACTATGGGTGCCAAGAGTAATCTCGCGTACGTCCTCGGTTTGGCCGCGTTCGATTTGGGTTATGGGATGACCACTGACCAAATGGGTCGTGTCGGGCAGCCTTGGACCTTCAAGGAGTATGAGAACCACGGTCAGTGGACCACGCGGTCCTCCAACCTTGTGCTGAGCTATGGAAACAGACCCGAGCGATTTGGGGACGACCGAAACAAGTACGGGTTCATGTCGCGCGATTATGAGCACCAATTGGGTGTCATCGACGAGGTCGGCTACAAGGCATCTGGTTATTGGTCTATGGCTCGCGCTGAGATGAGCTATCAGGACGGGCGGCCGAACCCGTTCCGACCCAGCTGGACGGCGCGTATGAGACCCATCGCGCTCCCTGGTGAGTGGGAGGAGGCCAAGTTTGACTTGAACCGTGCGTATCACGATATGTTGCCGTACCTCGCTCTTTCCTCGTTGGTTGGTGTGGGAAGTGGCGCCGATTTGATGGCGTCGGGTATCGACTTTGTGAATATGGAGCGAGCAACCCGGGCCTTTGGGCATTCAACCATCGATGGGGTGGGCAAATGA
- a CDS encoding TadE/TadG family type IV pilus assembly protein: protein MIHFLSRFHGDQKGATLAEFVLTLPIFIMCFVGIVQLGLWSEKSVKVWAKAHRITFAQATLVNQSRFSLQHMQPQAAGAVSLGQLAFGNKPLNQSGIQRGLILAAEGTTYGDMALRGHWGESSTRTLPVDLVVQMKPPLEGMRTRNSADILGGSALSRDLLNDTANFSGSAGGALGVINQFLSGSGTRAALAAGQRYGTVIGWSSDSMTVAGRTVSMRAHFNSLVPPFPLTGTEAQFLPMAITRVTMENHRAYSQILGINWSQPYPGGSISVQEKFPAEQ from the coding sequence ATGATTCACTTTCTGTCCAGATTTCATGGTGATCAAAAGGGCGCTACATTGGCTGAGTTCGTCCTGACCTTGCCTATCTTCATTATGTGTTTTGTGGGGATTGTGCAGCTTGGCCTTTGGAGTGAGAAGTCAGTGAAGGTATGGGCCAAGGCTCATCGAATTACCTTTGCTCAGGCGACTTTGGTGAACCAGTCAAGGTTCAGTCTACAGCATATGCAACCGCAGGCCGCTGGTGCGGTATCCCTAGGTCAACTAGCTTTCGGGAATAAGCCCCTGAATCAAAGTGGAATTCAGAGGGGTTTGATTTTAGCAGCAGAAGGCACAACCTATGGGGATATGGCCTTGAGAGGACACTGGGGAGAGTCCAGTACGCGAACATTGCCGGTCGACCTTGTGGTTCAGATGAAGCCACCTTTGGAAGGTATGAGGACTAGAAATTCAGCCGATATTCTCGGGGGTTCAGCACTTTCGCGCGATCTCCTCAATGATACGGCGAACTTTAGTGGGTCGGCAGGTGGGGCATTGGGCGTGATCAACCAGTTTCTTTCAGGTAGCGGCACGCGAGCAGCGTTGGCTGCGGGTCAACGCTACGGAACAGTGATTGGTTGGTCTAGTGATTCGATGACAGTAGCAGGGCGCACGGTGAGTATGCGTGCGCACTTCAATTCTTTGGTACCACCGTTTCCATTGACCGGCACGGAAGCCCAATTCTTGCCGATGGCAATTACTCGAGTGACCATGGAAAACCACCGTGCGTACTCTCAGATTCTTGGAATCAACTGGAGCCAGCCTTATCCGGGTGGAAGTATCAGTGTTCAAGAGAAGTTTCCGGCGGAACAATGA